In Alkalihalobacillus sp. FSL W8-0930, a single window of DNA contains:
- a CDS encoding response regulator transcription factor — translation MANIMLVEDQALVRQGLKMMIETDSTLKVVAEATNGQEAIETYRANQVDLLLMDIRMPVMTGLEATKKIREEDPLAKIVILTTFSDDEYALEALKLGAVGYILKDADSEKLIQSIHSAMRGGMSLDDQVAASVVPKLLTQTKENSLSIDLSEREISILRLIGEGKNNQEIAGTLFLSLGTVKNYVSQLLTKVGARDRTQLAIFAIKHHLV, via the coding sequence TTGGCAAATATCATGTTAGTAGAAGATCAGGCTCTAGTCCGGCAAGGATTAAAGATGATGATTGAAACAGACTCGACGTTAAAAGTGGTTGCAGAAGCAACAAATGGCCAAGAGGCAATTGAAACATATCGAGCAAACCAAGTGGATTTACTATTAATGGATATTCGCATGCCTGTTATGACTGGGCTTGAAGCTACAAAAAAGATCAGAGAAGAAGATCCTCTTGCAAAAATTGTGATCCTAACAACCTTTTCAGATGATGAGTATGCGCTTGAAGCGCTAAAGCTTGGGGCAGTTGGATACATACTTAAGGATGCAGATAGTGAAAAACTGATTCAGTCCATTCATAGTGCAATGCGCGGAGGAATGAGTCTTGATGACCAGGTGGCTGCATCTGTTGTGCCGAAGCTACTTACGCAAACAAAAGAGAATTCACTGTCGATCGACTTAAGTGAACGAGAAATCTCGATTCTACGTCTTATTGGGGAAGGAAAGAATAATCAGGAAATCGCAGGTACTCTCTTTCTATCACTCGGGACGGTTAAGAATTATGTCAGCCAGCTTTTAACAAAGGTCGGGGCTAGAGATCGAACTCAATTAGCAATATTTGCGATCAAACATCATTTAGTGTAA